In Uranotaenia lowii strain MFRU-FL chromosome 2, ASM2978415v1, whole genome shotgun sequence, one genomic interval encodes:
- the LOC129746321 gene encoding titin-like, with product MKVIIILSALMAVGFAHEIPLPVPVPQIKKVPIPIVKLDFTKGEDVVKHVPETVYEKVPYDKHVEIKKPVEVIKHVPVTKEVIVERPVEVIKEIPIEKVIIDKVEVPYEVIKHVEKIKHVPVEKHVEVIKQVEVIKHVPYKRYVFNKVPSKINYQVPDFVKVPYHISVAPEKDEKHSYLPSLPDPIGLVKKLLHQK from the exons ATGAAAGTG ATTATCATCCTCTCTGCCCTGATGGCAGTTGGGTTCGCTCACGAAATCCCGCTCCCTGTGCCGGTACCACAAATCAAAAAAGTCCCAATCCCTATCGTGAAGCTGGATTTCACGAAAGGCGAAGATGTGGTCAAACACGTACCGGAAACGGTCTACGAGAAGGTTCCCTACGACAAGCACGTAGAAATCAAAAAGCCCGTCGAAGTGATCAAACACGTTCCGGTCACCAAGGAAGTAATCGTGGAACGACCAGTCGAAGTGATCAAGGAGATCCCCATCGAAAAGGTCATCATCGACAAGGTGGAGGTACCCTACGAAGTCATCAAGCACGTGGAGAAGATCAAACACGTCCCGGTCGAGAAACATGTGGAGGTGATTAAGCAGGTCGAAGTGATCAAGCACGTTCCATACAAGCGGTACGTTTTCAACAAAGTCCCCTCGAAGATCAACTACCAGGTGCCGGACTTTGTGAAGGTACCGTACCATATTTCGGTGGCACCGGAGAAGGACGAGAAGCACAGCTATCTGCCGAGCTTGCCGGATCCGATTGGACTGGTCAAGAAGCTTCTGCATCAGAAGTGA
- the LOC129746318 gene encoding calcium-transporting ATPase type 2C member 1, translating to MAHREKIRSYYTFGGRAAAKEGDGATVKGGAGGAESGEDDVTDEMLLSTAEASSLSAQEVAARLRVDVRAGLRWAEANSRSKIVGYNELNALDEEPTWMKYVEQFKNPLILLLLGSAVVSACMRQFDDAISITIAIIIVVTVAFIQEYRSEKSLEELKKLVPPECHCLREGRLETFLARNLVPGDIVYLNVGDRVPADIRVFEAYDLSIDESSFTGETEPARKSTEVVLNANNTKNHASMKNIAFMGTLVRCGNGKGVVVSTAEKSEFGEVFKMMQAEEAPKTPMQKSMDILGAQLSFYSFCIIGAIMLLGWIQSKPLVEMFTISVSLAVAAIPEGLPIVVTVTLALGVMRMAKRNCIVKKLPTVETLGCVTVICSDKTGTITKNEMTVTVIITSDGYMADVTGAGYNDNGEIHIRDCNSMDNAKRSINTLLEAGVVCNNAIIQNDTLLGQPTEGALLAAAMKNGQYSAAENFLRIQEYPFSSEQKMMAVKAVPKYENNKEEIYFVKGAIEMVLPQCTKFWYGGQAITLSKQDEAEFLQEAYEIGRKGLRVLALAKGSSFQDLVYLGLVGITDPPRPLVRESIEMLRSSGVLVKMVTGDSQETAMAIASKIGLDIVHMQALSGHDLDQMSEIQLEKAINAVSVFYRVTPKHKLAIVKALQHNGHIVGMTGDGVNDGVALKRADIGIAMGKNGTDVCKEAADMILVDDDFHTIIAAIEEGKGIFWNIRNFVRFQLSTSIAALSLIALSTLMGISNPLNAMQILWINIIMDGPPAQSLGVEPVDQDVLKQKPRNVKQPMISKSLIINVLLSAGIIILGTLWVFQREMNDGTGVTSRDTTMTFTCFVLFDMWNALSCRSQTKSVFQIGLFTNKMFLLAVGFSLLGQLLVIYFPPLQMVFQTEALSAMDLVFLVSLTSSVFIVSELKKWFERTMERRMYRKRSELDFV from the exons GGTGACGGGGCTACCGTGAAGGGGGGTGCCGGTGGTGCTGAATCCGGCGAGGACGACGTCACCGACGAGATGTTGCTGTCGACGGCGGAAGCGTCCAGCCTCTCGGCCCAGGAAGTGGCCGCCCGGTTACGAGTGGACGTCCGGGCGGGGCTTCGATGGGCGGAAGCCAACAGCCGATCGAAAATCGTCGGCTACAACGAACTGAACGCCCTCGACGAGGAACCCACGTGGATGAAGTACGTGGAGCAGTTCAAAAATCCACTCATATTGTTACTATTAG GCTCGGCGGTCGTGAGTGCGTGCATGAGACAGTTTGACGATGCTATCAGTATTACGATAGCGATTATTATCGTTGTCACAGTGGCATTTATTCAGGAGTATAGATCTGAGAAGAGCTTGGAGGAGCTGAAGAAGCTGGTGCCCCCAGAATGTCACTG CCTCCGAGAGGGCCGACTGGAAACATTCTTGGCGCGGAATCTGGTACCGGGCGACATCGTGTATCTGAACGTGGGCGATCGAGTTCCGGCAGACATCCGGGTGTTCGAGGCGTACGACCTGTCGATCGACGAGTCTAGCTTTACCGGTGAAACGGAACCGGCCCGAAAGAGCACCGAGGTGGTGCTGAATGCCAACAACACCAAAAACCACGCCAGCATGAAGAATATCGCCTTCATGGGAACGCTGGTGCGATGCGGAAATGGAAAG GGCGTTGTGGTGAGCACGGCCGAGAAGAGTGAGTTCGGGGAAGTGTTCAAGATGATGCAGGCAGAGGAAGCTCCCAAAACGCCGATGCAGAAATCTATGGACATCCTCGGGGCGCAGTTGAGTTTCTACTCGTTCTGCATCATCGGAGCCATCATGCTGCTTGGGTGGATCCAGTCCAAGCCGCTGGTCGAGATGTTTACCATCAGTGTGAGCTTGGCCGTTGCTGCCATTCCAGAAG GTTTACCGATCGTTGTGACGGTGACACTTGCCCTGGGCGTTATGCGTATGGCCAAACGGAACTGCATTGTCAAGAAGTTGCCCACGGTCGAAACTCTGGGTTGCGTAACGGTCATCTGTTCGGACAAAACTGGCACCATTACGAAGAACGAAATGACCGTTACCGTAATCATCACATCCGATGGATACATGGCCGATGTTACCGGGGCCGGGTACAATGACAACGGCGAAATTCACATCCGCGATTGCAACAGCATGGACAACGCCAAACGCAGCATCAACACCTTACTTGAGGCTGGTGTTGTGTGCAATAATGCGATTATCCAAAACGACACATTGCTCGGACAACCAACTGAAGGAGCCCTGCTGGCAGCGGCCATGAAAAACGGTCAATACTCGGCGGCAGAGAATTTTCTACGGATACAGGAGTATCCGTTCAGTTCCGAGCAGAAAATGATGGCCGTTAAGGCCGTCCCCAAGTATGAAAACAACAAGGAGGAAATCTACTTTGTAAAAGGGGCCATCGAAATGGTCCTTCCGCAGTGTACCAAATTCTGGTACGGAGGCCAGGCGATAACGTTAAGCAAGCAAGACGAAGCCGAATTTCTACAGGAAGCTTACGAAATCGGAAGAAAAGGTTTGCGAGTGCTCGCCCTGGCAAAAGGCTCCTCGTTCCAAGATCTGGTTTATCTGGGTCTGGTAGGTATCACCGATCCTCCTCGGCCCCTAGTCCGAGAATCGATCGAAATGCTACGATCAAGCGGAGTTTTGGTAAAAATGGTCACCGGAGACTCACAAGAAACTGCGATGGCTATTG CCTCCAAGATCGGGCTGGACATCGTGCACATGCAGGCCCTCTCCGGGCACGATCTGGACCAGATGAGCGAGATTCAGCTGGAGAAGGCCATCAACGCGGTAAGCGTATTCTACCGGGTGACACCGAAGCACAAACTTGCGATCGTCAAGGCGCTGCAGCACAACGGACACATCGTCGGCATGACCGGAGACGGAGTCAACGATGGGGTGGCATTGAAGCGTGCCGACATCGGCATCGCCATGGGCAAAAACGGTACCGACGTCTGCAAAGAGGCTGCCGACATGATCCTGGTGGATGACGATTTCCACACTATTAT aGCGGCCATTGAGGAAGGCAAAGGAATTTTCTGGAACATTCGTAACTTCGTACGCTTTCAACTAAGTACGTCGATCGCGGCTCTGTCTTTGATAGCTCTGTCGACACTGATGGGGATTTCAAACCCGTTGAATGCTATGCAGATTCTGTGGATCAACATCATTATGGATGGGCCGCCGGCACAGTCGCTAGGAGTGGAACCCGTAGATCAGGACGTGCTCAAACAGAAACCTCGCAACGTTAAACAGCCCATGATCTCGAAGTCGTTGATCATCAACGTACTGCTGTCGGCCGGTATCATCATCCTAGGAACGCTGTGGGTCTTTCAACGGGAAATGAACGACGGAACCGGTGTCACTAGCCGGGATACCACGATGACATTCACCTGCTTCGTCCTGTTCGACATGTGGAACGCGCTGAGCTGTCGGTCCCAGACCAAGAGCGTATTCCAG ATCGGCCTCTTCACCAACAAGATGTTCCTGCTGGCGGTCGGATTTTCTCTGCTCGGGCAGCTGCTGGTTATCTACTTCCCTCCTCTGCAGATGGTATTCCAAACCGAGGCTCTGTCCGCCATGGATCTGGTGTTCCTCGTTTCGCTTACCTCGAGCGTGTTCATCGTGTCCGAGCTGAAGAAGTGGTTCGAGCGAACAATGGAACGGCGAATGTACAGGAAGCGCAGCGAGCTGGATTTTGTATGA
- the LOC129746322 gene encoding mantle protein-like has protein sequence MRVLALLTIALWACEAKIVPVTVPVPIPIPVPEIKHVEKKISHVKEVKVPVIKKVPTENTIHHIKEVPVIKQVPVVHEVKVFRDVEVIREVPVEKIIHKRVEVPVEVIREVELIREVPVVKEIPHVKVVKVVKEVPVEEIVHKDVYEPETNAVKIPIHVPVIKEEVKDKPSKFADFMSFKGFLG, from the exons ATGCGAGTT TTAGCACTTTTGACGATTGCTCTGTGGGCGTGCGAAGCGAAAATTGTTCCGGTTACTGTTCCTGTGCCGATCCCGATTCCAGTGCCCGAAATTAAACATGTCGAGAAGAAAATCTCCCACGTCAAAGAGGTTAAAGTGCCGGTGATCAAGAAGGTGCCCACCGAGAACACCATCCATCACATCAAAGAGGTACCGGTGATCAAACAGGTTCCTGTAGTGCACGAAGTGAAAGTGTTTCGTGATGTCGAAGTTATCCGGGAGGTGCCGGTTGAGAAAATCATCCACAAACGGGTGGAAGTTCCAGTTGAGGTGATTCGCGAGGTTGAGCTGATCCGCGAAGTTCCGGTTGTGAAGGAGATCCCCCACGTCAAGGTCGTTAAGGTGGTCAAGGAAGTTCCGGTGGAGGAAATTGTACACAAGGATGTGTACGAACCAGAAACTAATGCCGTTAAGATTCCCATCCACGTACCCGTGATCAAGGAGGAAGTTAAAGATAAGCCTTCCAAATTTGCCGATTTCATGAGTTTTAAGGGATTCTTAGGATAA